One part of the Rutidosis leptorrhynchoides isolate AG116_Rl617_1_P2 chromosome 1, CSIRO_AGI_Rlap_v1, whole genome shotgun sequence genome encodes these proteins:
- the LOC139869466 gene encoding DNA oxidative demethylase ALKBH2-like encodes MQGKLECASPNSCEIVEDVNVKKEIRVLEYGGLDLHVKKKTNTVRDLVKEEQIDFSVQGKLECASPNFSDKKDVNVKKEVRDSVNWDLDLHFKKETSTVRDLVKKKQIGFQMQVKFECANPNSSDDKYVVNLRKEIRDLGNGSDVVYCPRFLAYDKSWEYFNYLNKHIPWTRPTIRVFGKQFLQPRDVCYIASKGLKNLSYSGYTPQAYCWDDFPPLKEILDEVHKAFPEGRFNSLLLNRYNSGNDYVGWHADDEKVYGPKPDIASISFGCERDFFLKKKEKNSKKSQAEDKVEGEPQSKRAKINCEEQYSFNLKHGSLLMMRGNTQRDWLHSVPKRAKATSTRINLTFRLIL; translated from the exons ATGCAGGGGAAGTTAGAATGTGCAAGCCCTAATTCCTGCGAAATTGTTGAAGATGTAAATGTGAAGAAGGAAATAAGAGTTTTGGAATATGGGGGTTTGGATTTGCATGTTAAAAAGAAAACAAATACTGTAAGAGATTTGGTAAAAGAAGAACAAATTGATTTTTCAGTGCAGGGGAAGTTAGAATGTGCAAGCCCTAATTTCAGCGACAAGAAAGATGTAAATGTTAAGAAGGAAGTAAGAGATTCGGTAAATTGGGATTTGGATTTGCATTTTAAAAAAGAAACAAGTACCGTAAGAGATTTGGTAAAAAAGAAACAAATTGGTTTTCAAATGCAGGTGAAGTTTGAATGTGCAAACCCTAATTCCAGCGACGATAAATATGTAGTAAATCTGAGGAAGGAAATAAGAGATTTGGGTAATGGGAGTGATGTAGTGTACTGCCCTCGTTTTCTAGCGTACGACAAGTCATGGGAGTACTTTAATTATTTGAATAAACACATTCCATGGACCAGACCCACCATTCGGGTGTTTGGTAAACAATTTCTTCAG CCCAGAGATGTATGCTATATTGCAAGTAAAGGATTAAAGAACTTAAGTTATAGTGGTTATACGCCACAAGCATATTGTTGGGATGATTTCCCACCTCTCAAGGAGATTCTTGATGag GTACACAAAGCCTTTCCCGAGGGTCGCTTTAACAGCTTACTTTTAAATAGATACAACAGTGGTAATGACTATGTTGGTTGGCATGCTGATGACGAGAAGGTTTATGGACCCAAACCCGATATTGCTTCCATATCCTTTGGATGTGAGCGCGATTTTTTcttgaagaaaaaggaaaaaaatagTAAGAAATCTCAAG CTGAAGATAAGGTTGAAGGAGAGCCTCAAAGCAAGCGAGCGAAGATTAACTGTGAAGAGCAATACAGTTTCAATTTGAAACACGGATCACTATTAATGATGAGGGGCAATACCCAACGCGACTGGCTCCACTCTGTTCCTAAACGAGCGAAAGCTACATCTACACGAATAAATCTAACCTTCAGGCTAATTTTGTAG